One Armatimonadota bacterium genomic window carries:
- a CDS encoding PDZ domain-containing protein — translation MLMNLLAGIVLVLMFCILVSVHELGHYLAARFFNMGVSEFSIGMGRPILKTFGRRRYKTDDGEEQETLFNVRAWPIGGFVKIVGMEPDDDGNEVQTSGGFYTKGPWQRIVVLLAGPIFSLLFGWVVLVALYTTNGDLVPSNKVSEVVKGEPAAAAGLKVDDRVLSINGHKVESKLDAIYRIRQFDGTRPLDFEVSRDKSVLHIPITPKLSDEESPSLDQDGLLTGDTKRQYLVGVNFGVDRVNVGLIGAMKQAAELPIQQVSMMVKKFTQPKVLVNNSTGVVGMAVITKEAVQSGFSTVFEITGLISISLGIFNLLPIGPLDGGQIFLALIEVVRRGKRISMQAQMKFFLAGLALIISLFLFRNYKDLVQYVIPGKENLIVGTGKKPTTTADNDAPNTPATNTPDATNK, via the coding sequence CGTTCTGATGTTCTGCATCCTCGTTTCGGTGCACGAACTGGGGCACTATCTTGCCGCTCGATTTTTCAACATGGGCGTCTCCGAGTTTTCCATCGGCATGGGCCGTCCCATCCTCAAAACCTTTGGCCGACGACGGTACAAAACCGACGACGGCGAGGAGCAAGAAACCCTCTTCAATGTTCGCGCCTGGCCCATCGGCGGCTTCGTCAAGATCGTCGGCATGGAACCCGACGACGACGGTAATGAAGTTCAGACCAGTGGCGGCTTTTACACCAAGGGCCCTTGGCAGAGAATCGTCGTCCTCCTTGCCGGTCCCATCTTCAGCCTCCTTTTCGGTTGGGTCGTGCTGGTCGCCCTCTACACCACCAACGGCGACTTAGTCCCAAGCAACAAAGTCAGCGAGGTCGTGAAGGGCGAACCGGCGGCAGCGGCTGGACTGAAAGTCGACGACCGTGTCCTCTCCATCAATGGACACAAGGTCGAAAGCAAGTTGGATGCGATCTATCGCATCCGCCAATTCGACGGCACCCGCCCGCTGGACTTTGAGGTTTCTCGCGACAAGTCGGTCCTCCACATTCCGATCACGCCCAAGCTTTCCGACGAAGAATCGCCATCGCTCGACCAGGATGGTCTTCTGACCGGCGACACGAAAAGGCAATATCTGGTGGGCGTCAACTTCGGCGTGGATAGAGTCAACGTCGGCCTCATCGGTGCCATGAAACAAGCCGCCGAGCTGCCGATCCAACAGGTCAGCATGATGGTGAAGAAGTTCACCCAACCCAAAGTGCTGGTCAACAACTCCACAGGCGTCGTCGGCATGGCCGTCATCACCAAAGAAGCCGTTCAAAGTGGATTCTCCACCGTTTTCGAGATCACCGGCCTCATCAGTATCTCGCTCGGCATCTTCAACCTGCTCCCCATCGGTCCACTCGATGGAGGCCAAATCTTCCTCGCCCTCATCGAAGTCGTCCGCCGAGGAAAGCGAATCTCGATGCAGGCTCAAATGAAGTTCTTCCTAGCGGGCCTTGCCCTCATCATCAGCCTCTTCCTCTTCCGAAACTACAAGGACTTGGTCCAGTACGTCATTCCCGGAAAGGAGAACCTGATCGTCGGCACCGGTAAGAAGCCGACCACAACCGCCGACAACGACGCTCCCAACACGCCAGCCACGAATACTCCCGACGCGACAAACAAGTAA
- a CDS encoding aminotransferase class V-fold PLP-dependent enzyme, whose translation MNLPNCPLKKDLVDREIRPLFSRVLKAHEGVEYLANHSLGRPLDQTFDNIARGAALWADKLDEAWSDEHWMGEAHKYRSLIAKLLDLNDPSAVVPKTSAGQGLRAVLNSFPGDRKINVVTTRGEFDSIDFILKTYSQQGRTTVRWIEPRDAEGPVPTFQASDILRAIDDSTDLVVVSAVFFGTGQVLQDLDQVVTKAHACGALVLLDVYHAIGVFPFSMNAFDADFCIGGCYKYLRGGPGACYLAIHPRILAEGRRTLDTGWFAKKDTFQYLRPETADTWPGGDGWLESTPPVLTAYQATPGLEFTHKVGVERIRAYTLELLDSIRESLRRRDLEVFQPQNPKHWGAYALVHSDDAPKLCDNLRTQGIVTDARGDFVRFGPDLLSKVTL comes from the coding sequence ATGAACTTACCAAATTGCCCGCTGAAAAAAGACCTCGTCGACCGCGAAATCCGGCCCCTCTTCTCACGCGTCCTCAAAGCCCATGAAGGCGTCGAATACCTCGCCAATCATTCCCTCGGACGCCCGCTCGATCAGACATTCGACAATATCGCCCGTGGAGCCGCGCTTTGGGCCGACAAACTCGACGAAGCCTGGTCCGACGAGCACTGGATGGGCGAAGCCCACAAATATCGGTCCCTCATCGCCAAACTCCTCGACCTCAACGATCCGAGTGCCGTTGTCCCCAAGACCTCCGCCGGGCAGGGCCTTCGCGCCGTCCTTAACTCTTTCCCAGGCGACCGCAAAATCAACGTCGTCACCACCCGAGGCGAGTTCGACAGCATTGACTTTATCCTTAAAACTTACTCCCAGCAGGGCCGTACTACCGTTCGCTGGATCGAGCCCAGAGACGCCGAAGGCCCCGTACCCACTTTCCAGGCCAGCGACATCTTACGAGCCATCGATGACTCCACCGATCTCGTCGTCGTCTCCGCCGTCTTCTTCGGCACCGGCCAAGTTCTGCAAGACCTCGACCAGGTCGTCACCAAAGCCCATGCCTGCGGGGCGCTGGTCCTTCTCGACGTCTACCACGCCATCGGCGTCTTCCCTTTCTCGATGAACGCCTTCGATGCGGACTTCTGCATCGGCGGATGCTACAAATATCTCCGCGGCGGCCCCGGAGCCTGCTACCTGGCCATCCACCCGCGCATCCTCGCCGAGGGCCGTCGTACGCTCGACACTGGATGGTTCGCCAAAAAGGATACGTTTCAATACTTGCGACCGGAGACCGCCGACACCTGGCCCGGTGGCGATGGCTGGCTCGAAAGCACCCCGCCGGTCCTCACCGCCTACCAAGCCACTCCCGGACTCGAATTCACCCACAAAGTCGGCGTCGAGAGAATCCGCGCCTACACGCTCGAACTCCTCGACTCAATCCGCGAAAGCCTGCGCCGTCGAGACCTAGAGGTTTTCCAACCTCAAAATCCTAAGCATTGGGGAGCCTACGCCCTCGTCCATTCGGACGACGCCCCCAAACTCTGCGACAACCTCCGCACACAAGGAATCGTCACCGATGCCCGCGGCGACTTCGTCCGCTTCGGCCCCGACTTACTCAGCAAAGTAACACTGTAG
- the lysS gene encoding lysine--tRNA ligase, whose product MSNEESIWDIRLDKLQRLRQLGFDPYKVERWDTPKSADKLLDDFTEGAPVSFAGRIASYRDMGKAGFAHISDGDGKIQAYFRKDELGEDAYEAYKLLDLGDHIGVEGELFVTKTGEKSIHVSKFHPLSKALHPLPLGKEKDGHVFSGLQDVEIRNRHRHLDLMANKEGRVKLLNRARIVSAVRSYFNDCGYLEVETPLLQQEAGGAAARPFVTHYNEYDVDVKLRISLELYLKRIICGDVPKVYEIGRVFRNEGVSYKHNPEFTLLEFYEAYANLEDMMTHVENCFKYVAFSVFGNTSIDIPHEDGYVTIDFGKPWARVDMLDEIAKHAGVYREQLLELSTAVEALGPGARMNPVTGKRVVPGEERNLGGLLEKLLEVYVEPTLIQPTFVIGYPLEISPLAKKDPSDPRFTRRFEGYILCAEVCNSFSEINDPIDQRERFEFQVEEAAAGDEEAHPMDEEFLYALECGMPPTGGCGIGLDRMAMMLTGSNTLREILLFPYMRPDSAGAEVEAED is encoded by the coding sequence ATGAGCAACGAAGAGTCTATTTGGGATATTCGCCTGGACAAGCTCCAGCGCCTGCGTCAACTAGGGTTCGACCCGTATAAAGTCGAGCGCTGGGACACTCCTAAATCGGCCGATAAACTGCTCGATGACTTTACCGAAGGGGCTCCGGTTTCCTTCGCGGGGCGCATCGCTTCTTACCGAGACATGGGCAAGGCTGGCTTTGCCCACATCAGCGACGGCGACGGCAAAATTCAAGCCTACTTCCGTAAGGATGAACTAGGCGAAGACGCCTACGAAGCCTACAAGCTTCTCGACCTTGGCGACCACATCGGCGTCGAAGGCGAGCTGTTCGTCACCAAGACCGGCGAGAAGTCCATCCACGTCTCCAAGTTCCACCCGCTTAGCAAGGCGCTTCACCCGCTTCCGCTCGGTAAGGAAAAGGACGGCCACGTCTTCTCCGGCCTGCAGGATGTCGAAATCCGAAACCGCCATCGTCACCTCGACCTGATGGCGAACAAGGAAGGGCGCGTCAAGCTCCTCAACCGAGCCCGAATCGTATCGGCCGTTCGGTCGTACTTCAACGACTGCGGGTACCTCGAAGTCGAAACGCCGCTCCTTCAGCAAGAAGCCGGCGGTGCGGCGGCGCGGCCCTTCGTCACCCATTACAACGAGTACGACGTGGACGTTAAGCTCCGCATTTCGCTGGAACTCTACCTCAAGAGGATCATCTGCGGCGATGTGCCGAAGGTGTACGAGATTGGGCGCGTCTTCCGCAACGAGGGCGTCAGCTACAAGCACAACCCCGAATTCACATTGCTGGAGTTCTACGAGGCCTACGCAAACCTTGAGGACATGATGACCCACGTCGAGAACTGCTTCAAGTACGTGGCGTTCAGCGTGTTCGGCAACACTTCGATCGACATTCCGCACGAGGATGGCTACGTGACCATCGACTTCGGCAAGCCGTGGGCTCGCGTCGATATGCTCGACGAGATCGCCAAGCACGCGGGCGTGTACCGCGAGCAGTTGCTAGAGCTTTCGACGGCCGTCGAGGCCCTAGGCCCCGGCGCTCGCATGAACCCGGTCACCGGTAAGCGCGTGGTTCCCGGCGAGGAGCGAAACCTCGGTGGCCTCCTCGAAAAACTGTTGGAGGTCTACGTCGAGCCGACGCTCATCCAGCCGACGTTCGTCATCGGCTACCCGCTTGAGATTTCACCGCTCGCCAAAAAGGATCCCTCCGATCCTCGGTTCACGCGGCGCTTCGAGGGCTACATTCTGTGCGCCGAAGTGTGCAACTCCTTCAGCGAAATCAACGACCCGATCGACCAGCGGGAACGGTTCGAATTTCAAGTCGAAGAAGCCGCCGCTGGAGATGAGGAAGCCCACCCGATGGATGAGGAATTCCTGTACGCGCTGGAGTGCGGCATGCCGCCCACCGGCGGTTGTGGCATCGGCCTCGACCGCATGGCGATGATGCTGACGGGTTCGAACACGTTGCGCGAAATCCTGCTGTTCCCGTACATGCGCCCGGACTCGGCTGGCGCAGAAGTGGAAGCCGAAGACTAG
- a CDS encoding PEP-CTERM sorting domain-containing protein (PEP-CTERM proteins occur, often in large numbers, in the proteomes of bacteria that also encode an exosortase, a predicted intramembrane cysteine proteinase. The presence of a PEP-CTERM domain at a protein's C-terminus predicts cleavage within the sorting domain, followed by covalent anchoring to some some component of the (usually Gram-negative) cell surface. Many PEP-CTERM proteins exhibit an unusual sequence composition that includes large numbers of potential glycosylation sites. Expression of one such protein has been shown restore the ability of a bacterium to form floc, a type of biofilm.): MFLRMRNAKLYFGALVTLATTSAFAQTVYYGGDWNGGNNLEAQYNYVSESFNSVVYDDFTLTSPNSIDGIFGNFIDDTGTFSSHQLYWEIRSDISAGNGGTLVHAGTISSATVTGTGIFNGNVPINRYESAVDPFVLSAGTYFLGIAVNHPPDQTFLCATSGQNSVGIPFQNGNSFWNAPGLFENFSPTSDLFGHPVDFSMGLKGSAVVPEPTSLVALAFSLSVFARRRAKVSK; encoded by the coding sequence ATGTTCCTTAGAATGAGAAATGCAAAGCTTTACTTTGGTGCGCTAGTCACATTGGCTACGACAAGCGCTTTCGCTCAAACGGTCTATTACGGTGGGGATTGGAATGGTGGAAATAATTTGGAGGCTCAGTATAACTATGTGTCCGAATCCTTCAATTCAGTTGTCTATGATGACTTTACGTTGACCTCGCCGAACTCAATTGATGGAATTTTTGGCAACTTCATTGATGACACCGGAACATTTTCGTCTCACCAGCTTTACTGGGAAATTCGATCTGATATTTCGGCTGGTAATGGCGGAACGCTCGTCCATGCCGGCACGATTAGCTCGGCAACGGTGACAGGAACCGGAATATTTAACGGCAATGTTCCGATCAATCGGTACGAAAGTGCAGTCGATCCTTTTGTCTTGTCGGCAGGCACCTACTTTCTAGGAATAGCCGTTAACCATCCGCCCGATCAAACATTTCTGTGTGCGACTTCAGGGCAGAATTCGGTAGGAATTCCATTCCAAAATGGCAACTCATTTTGGAATGCTCCAGGGCTCTTTGAGAATTTCTCACCGACATCGGACCTCTTTGGCCATCCAGTCGATTTCTCGATGGGACTCAAAGGTTCTGCTGTCGTACCAGAGCCTACGTCTCTTGTCGCTCTAGCGTTCAGCCTTTCGGTTTTCGCGAGAAGAAGAGCCAAAGTCTCCAAATAG
- a CDS encoding tryptophan 2,3-dioxygenase, whose product MSQKPQLGLTSESDYGGYLCLDPILSAQKPKSKQHDEMLFIIQHQTSELWMKLVVHELRMALSCIQSDELEPSFKVLSRVKQIMRMMFEQWAVLETMTPSDYALFRKGLGRASGFQSYQYRTIEYILGNKDKQVLEQLKQRPEIYSQLQTDLQNPSIYEEFLRHLDRKGIDIPKECVERDFSVQREECKALVGVFKKIYDNPRLHWSAYEMCEKLIDIDQMFQLWRFRHMQTVERIIGFKQGTGGSPGASYLRERTRVHLFPELWSVRTEVEDKDLE is encoded by the coding sequence ATGTCGCAAAAACCCCAACTAGGACTCACCAGCGAATCGGATTACGGCGGATACCTCTGCCTCGATCCGATCCTTTCGGCCCAAAAGCCGAAATCCAAACAGCACGACGAGATGCTGTTCATCATCCAGCACCAAACCTCCGAGCTCTGGATGAAGCTGGTAGTCCACGAACTGAGGATGGCGCTCTCGTGCATCCAATCCGACGAGCTCGAACCCTCGTTCAAAGTACTCTCGCGGGTTAAGCAGATCATGCGCATGATGTTCGAGCAGTGGGCCGTGCTCGAAACCATGACCCCCAGCGACTACGCGCTCTTTCGCAAAGGCCTGGGCCGCGCCAGCGGATTCCAGTCCTACCAATACCGTACGATCGAATACATTCTGGGCAACAAGGATAAGCAGGTTCTCGAACAGCTCAAACAGCGCCCCGAGATCTATTCTCAGCTTCAAACCGACCTCCAAAACCCAAGCATTTACGAAGAATTTCTCCGCCACCTCGACCGAAAAGGCATCGACATTCCCAAGGAATGCGTCGAACGCGACTTCTCGGTCCAGCGTGAGGAATGCAAGGCCCTCGTCGGCGTCTTCAAAAAGATCTACGACAACCCACGTTTACACTGGTCGGCCTACGAGATGTGCGAAAAACTGATCGACATCGACCAGATGTTCCAACTCTGGAGGTTCCGCCACATGCAGACCGTCGAACGAATCATCGGATTCAAGCAAGGCACCGGCGGCTCGCCAGGCGCGTCCTATCTACGCGAACGCACCCGCGTCCACCTCTTCCCCGAACTCTGGTCCGTCCGAACCGAGGTCGAAGATAAAGATTTGGAGTAA